A stretch of Azospirillum brasilense DNA encodes these proteins:
- a CDS encoding MmgE/PrpD family protein, whose product MTIPPLPSITAGQPATQPAARLIGHWLAGLERAGIPDDVAAAARACIIDTLGVALAGVGTDTARLAREDALDIHAAGPSTLLGGGRLNAEGAAFANTTAAHALDFDDNSYAGFVHGSAVVVPTALAAVEAAGGTGADLLTAVVAGAEAEYALAIALGNGVYEAGWWTTALFGVVGAAAAAAKAFRLDGDRAADAIAFALCGAGGMRACFGTGAKPLLAAQAAANGLRAARLAKRGGAVPHSVVEDPRGFARLVAQGRFDPMALAALGRRWHLLDPGIDTKAYPVCLSSHAAADAVRDLMTEHRLVPSDIAAVRCVVPPVVAANLTYDRPTTPGEARFSLPFAVACVMLHGDLTLDHLTAATLADPHLRAAMERVSMRPDPGWNADPERARLAPEGAAVTVETATGHTFRRFCASARGTVARPLSAQEHAGKFHDCAGRAMGSEAAARLHRKLLDIDALPRLDGLLDVSIG is encoded by the coding sequence ATGACCATCCCTCCCCTCCCCTCCATCACCGCCGGCCAGCCCGCGACCCAGCCCGCTGCCCGACTCATCGGCCATTGGCTGGCCGGCCTGGAGCGCGCCGGCATTCCCGACGACGTCGCCGCGGCGGCCCGCGCCTGCATCATCGACACGCTGGGCGTGGCTCTGGCCGGAGTGGGCACCGACACCGCCCGCTTGGCGCGGGAGGACGCGCTGGACATCCATGCCGCCGGCCCGTCCACCCTCCTGGGAGGCGGGCGCCTCAACGCCGAAGGGGCCGCCTTCGCAAACACCACCGCCGCCCATGCGCTGGATTTCGACGATAACTCCTATGCCGGATTCGTCCATGGGTCGGCCGTGGTGGTGCCGACCGCCTTGGCCGCGGTGGAGGCGGCCGGAGGCACCGGAGCCGATCTGCTGACCGCCGTGGTTGCCGGTGCGGAGGCGGAATACGCGCTGGCCATCGCCCTCGGCAACGGGGTGTATGAGGCCGGCTGGTGGACCACCGCGCTGTTCGGCGTGGTCGGCGCCGCGGCCGCGGCGGCCAAGGCCTTCCGGTTGGACGGCGACCGGGCCGCCGACGCCATTGCCTTTGCACTCTGCGGAGCCGGCGGCATGCGGGCCTGCTTCGGCACGGGCGCCAAGCCGCTGCTGGCCGCACAGGCTGCCGCCAACGGGCTGCGCGCGGCGCGTCTGGCCAAGCGTGGCGGGGCCGTTCCGCACAGCGTGGTGGAGGACCCGCGAGGCTTTGCCCGGCTGGTGGCGCAGGGCCGGTTCGATCCCATGGCGCTGGCGGCCTTGGGCCGACGGTGGCACCTGCTCGACCCAGGCATCGACACTAAGGCCTATCCGGTCTGCCTCTCCTCGCATGCGGCTGCCGACGCGGTGCGCGACCTGATGACGGAGCACCGGCTGGTTCCGTCGGACATCGCGGCGGTGCGCTGCGTCGTGCCGCCCGTGGTGGCCGCCAACCTTACCTACGACCGCCCAACCACTCCCGGCGAAGCCCGCTTCAGCCTGCCCTTCGCGGTGGCCTGCGTGATGCTGCACGGCGACCTGACTCTGGATCACCTGACCGCAGCGACGCTGGCCGACCCGCATCTGCGCGCAGCGATGGAACGTGTGAGCATGCGGCCCGACCCCGGCTGGAACGCCGATCCCGAACGGGCGCGGCTGGCCCCGGAAGGCGCCGCTGTGACGGTGGAAACCGCAACCGGACATACGTTCCGCCGCTTCTGCGCCTCGGCGCGCGGCACCGTCGCCCGGCCGCTGTCGGCGCAGGAGCATGCCGGGAAGTTCCATGACTGTGCCGGACGCGCCATGGGATCGGAGGCAGCGGCGCGGCTCCATCGGAAGTTGCTGGATATCGATGCTCTGCCCCGGCTGGACGGGCTTCTGGACGTCTCGATCGGCTGA
- a CDS encoding LysR family transcriptional regulator, with translation MRHRDFDLDALEVFVTVAELGNMTRAAGQLGLTQSAVSHVVRQLETAFATQLFDRSIRPMALTAAGHRLWHWSKRILNDARQLPAVIGGKDAPFVPELRLGCIDTLAAPFMPRLLQQLRDGVPSFSIAAGLSRQLREQFMARRLDVIFTNESFDDMDEVDSARLVTEPFVLLVPRNAPEVADEAGLRALSQALPLIRNTADSSLGRMVDQHLRRLGMEIPRSFAFDAVDTMMAMVAEEMGWSLLPPTALVKSRQHLGRLRVLPFPAASFRRSIFVIARKGELGALPARIHKVGRGILTQGYFTELFISWPWLKPMIGR, from the coding sequence ATGCGCCATCGCGACTTTGACCTCGACGCCCTCGAAGTGTTCGTGACCGTGGCGGAGCTTGGCAACATGACCCGAGCGGCAGGGCAACTGGGCTTGACTCAATCGGCCGTGTCGCATGTGGTGCGTCAACTGGAAACCGCCTTCGCCACGCAGCTGTTCGACCGAAGCATCCGCCCGATGGCGCTGACCGCCGCCGGTCACCGGCTCTGGCATTGGAGCAAGCGCATCCTGAACGACGCCCGCCAACTGCCGGCGGTGATCGGCGGCAAGGATGCGCCCTTCGTGCCGGAGCTGCGGCTCGGTTGCATCGACACGCTGGCCGCCCCGTTCATGCCGCGGCTGCTTCAGCAACTGCGCGACGGCGTGCCCTCCTTCAGCATCGCGGCGGGGCTGAGCCGGCAACTGCGGGAGCAGTTCATGGCGCGGCGCCTGGACGTCATCTTCACCAACGAGTCCTTCGACGACATGGATGAGGTGGACAGCGCCCGGCTGGTCACCGAGCCCTTCGTGCTGCTGGTGCCGCGCAACGCGCCGGAGGTCGCCGACGAGGCCGGGCTGCGCGCGCTTTCACAGGCGTTGCCGCTGATCCGCAACACGGCGGACAGCAGCCTTGGCCGGATGGTGGACCAGCATCTGCGCCGCCTGGGCATGGAGATCCCGCGCAGCTTCGCGTTCGACGCCGTCGACACCATGATGGCCATGGTGGCGGAGGAGATGGGGTGGAGTCTGCTTCCACCGACCGCGCTGGTGAAAAGCCGCCAGCATCTGGGTCGCCTGCGGGTTCTGCCCTTTCCGGCCGCGAGCTTTCGCCGGTCCATCTTCGTGATCGCCCGCAAGGGGGAGCTCGGCGCGCTTCCGGCCCGCATCCACAAGGTCGGCCGCGGCATTCTCACCCAGGGCTACTTCACCGAACTGTTCATCTCCTGGCCCTGGCTGAAGCCCATGATCGGGCGGTGA
- the ptsP gene encoding phosphoenolpyruvate--protein phosphotransferase: MKTDVPAAGQGRSLRGLGVSPGIAIGPAHVVESGAVRVPEYTLAADQVEAEAARFADACGKARRQIRKLKAKALTLPGSASEEIGFLLDAHLAMVTNSRLTRGVERRIQQELVNAEAAVQAEIATIAQTFASMEDSYLAGRIADVREVGRRLIRNLMRHEYQAFSMLNPGAVILAEELTPADTALLDPRRVAGFATVLGGAEGHTAIMARSLGIPAVLGVGGLLAGLKNGITVIVDGVQGRVIIDPTPEVLEDYRQRRAEREREREQLKGLRKLPAVTRDNTAVTLQANLELPRDLDHALENGAQGIGLLRTEFLFMNRDQLPDEDEQYTVLRSIIEGMGGRTVTARTMDVGGEKLAGWMAGRYGEPANPALGLRAVRLGLREPKLLETQLAAMLRAGVHGPLRILLPMICSVAEVQRVREMMGQVARRLRRRGVPIADPLPPVGVMVEVPGAALSADALAYAADFFSIGTNDLTQYTLAIDRGDEQVASLYDPLHPAVLRLIQFTIEAALRARIPVSVCGEIAGDARYTALLLGLGVRDLSMVPPAIPLVKRRIRKLDLQEATRRARVIMDQSDSGRIAALLDDFNAVG, from the coding sequence ATGAAGACTGACGTTCCGGCCGCCGGCCAGGGGCGGTCGTTGCGCGGGCTGGGCGTTTCGCCCGGCATTGCCATCGGCCCGGCCCATGTGGTGGAGAGCGGCGCCGTCCGCGTTCCCGAATACACGCTCGCCGCCGATCAGGTGGAGGCCGAGGCCGCGCGCTTCGCCGATGCCTGCGGCAAGGCGCGCCGCCAGATCCGCAAGCTGAAGGCCAAGGCGCTGACGCTGCCCGGCTCCGCGTCGGAGGAGATCGGCTTCCTTCTCGACGCGCATCTGGCGATGGTCACCAACTCGCGCCTGACGCGCGGCGTCGAGCGCCGCATCCAGCAGGAGCTGGTCAACGCCGAGGCCGCGGTCCAGGCGGAGATCGCCACCATCGCCCAGACCTTCGCGAGCATGGAGGACAGCTACCTCGCCGGGCGCATCGCCGACGTGCGCGAGGTGGGGCGCCGCCTGATCCGCAACCTGATGCGGCACGAGTATCAGGCCTTCTCCATGCTGAACCCCGGCGCGGTGATTCTGGCCGAGGAGCTGACCCCGGCGGACACCGCCCTGCTCGACCCGCGCCGCGTCGCCGGATTCGCCACCGTGCTCGGCGGGGCGGAAGGGCACACGGCGATCATGGCGCGCTCGCTGGGCATTCCGGCTGTGCTGGGCGTCGGCGGGCTGCTGGCCGGGCTGAAGAACGGGATCACGGTCATCGTGGACGGGGTGCAGGGGCGCGTCATCATCGACCCCACCCCCGAGGTGCTGGAGGACTACCGGCAACGGCGCGCCGAACGCGAGCGCGAACGCGAGCAGCTGAAGGGCCTGCGCAAGCTGCCGGCGGTCACGCGCGACAACACCGCGGTGACGCTCCAGGCCAATCTGGAACTGCCCCGCGACCTCGACCACGCGCTGGAGAACGGGGCGCAGGGAATCGGGCTGCTGCGCACCGAGTTCCTGTTCATGAACCGCGACCAGTTGCCGGACGAGGACGAGCAGTACACCGTCCTGCGCTCCATCATCGAGGGCATGGGCGGGCGCACCGTCACCGCCCGCACCATGGATGTCGGCGGTGAGAAGCTGGCCGGCTGGATGGCCGGCCGCTACGGTGAGCCGGCGAACCCGGCGCTCGGTCTGCGCGCCGTCCGGCTGGGCCTGCGCGAGCCGAAGCTGCTGGAGACGCAGCTCGCCGCCATGCTGCGGGCCGGCGTCCACGGGCCGCTGCGCATCCTGCTGCCGATGATCTGCTCGGTCGCCGAGGTGCAGCGCGTGCGCGAGATGATGGGCCAGGTGGCCCGCCGCCTGCGCCGCCGCGGCGTCCCCATCGCCGATCCGCTGCCGCCGGTGGGGGTGATGGTGGAGGTTCCGGGCGCGGCCCTGTCCGCGGACGCGCTGGCCTACGCCGCCGACTTCTTCTCCATCGGCACCAACGACCTGACCCAGTACACGCTGGCCATCGACCGCGGCGACGAGCAGGTCGCCTCGCTCTACGACCCGCTGCATCCGGCGGTTCTTCGCCTGATCCAGTTCACCATCGAGGCGGCGTTGCGCGCCCGCATCCCGGTGTCGGTCTGCGGCGAGATCGCCGGGGACGCGCGCTACACGGCCTTGTTGTTGGGGCTTGGCGTGCGCGACCTGTCGATGGTCCCGCCGGCCATCCCCCTGGTGAAGCGGCGCATCCGCAAGCTGGACCTTCAGGAAGCCACCCGCCGCGCCCGCGTCATCATGGACCAGAGCGACAGCGGGCGCATCGCCGCCCTGCTGGACGACTTCAACGCCGTCGGCTGA
- a CDS encoding HPr family phosphocarrier protein: MSVPDDKTPAQGASGVDGRTPERNPEICQTVTICNQRGLHARAAAKFVKLVATFDCEIEVRRGETQVSGESIMGLMMLAAGPGTSVELYAYGREAEDAMAALVDLITRKFDED; the protein is encoded by the coding sequence ATGAGCGTTCCAGACGACAAGACGCCCGCCCAGGGCGCTTCCGGCGTTGACGGGCGGACTCCGGAGAGAAACCCCGAAATCTGCCAGACCGTCACCATCTGCAACCAGCGCGGCCTGCACGCCCGCGCGGCGGCGAAGTTCGTGAAGCTGGTCGCCACCTTCGATTGCGAAATCGAGGTGCGGCGCGGCGAGACGCAGGTTTCGGGCGAATCCATCATGGGCCTGATGATGCTGGCCGCCGGCCCCGGCACCTCGGTGGAGCTGTACGCCTACGGCCGCGAGGCCGAGGACGCCATGGCCGCTCTCGTGGATCTGATCACCCGCAAGTTCGATGAAGACTGA
- a CDS encoding PTS sugar transporter subunit IIA: MIGMVLVTHGRLAAEFIAALEHVVGEQQQVRAVCIGPDDDMEQRRQDILNSVADVDDGSGVVVLTDMFGGTPSNLAISIMDKAKVEVIAGVNLPMLIKLASVRRQETLTHAVTAAREAGQKYINVASSLLSDG; encoded by the coding sequence ATGATCGGTATGGTTCTGGTAACCCACGGGCGCCTCGCGGCAGAGTTCATCGCCGCGCTGGAGCATGTGGTGGGTGAGCAGCAGCAGGTGCGGGCCGTGTGCATCGGCCCAGACGACGACATGGAGCAGCGCCGTCAGGACATTCTGAACTCCGTGGCCGACGTGGACGACGGGTCCGGCGTCGTCGTGCTGACCGACATGTTCGGCGGGACTCCGTCCAACCTCGCCATCTCCATCATGGACAAGGCGAAGGTCGAAGTGATCGCCGGCGTGAACCTGCCGATGCTGATCAAGCTGGCCAGCGTCCGCCGCCAGGAAACGCTGACCCACGCCGTGACCGCCGCGCGGGAGGCCGGACAGAAATACATCAACGTCGCATCCTCGCTGCTGTCGGACGGGTGA
- the rapZ gene encoding RNase adapter RapZ: MTDRHSQENLLTERPMGPDGQLVLVTGMSGAGMSVALKALEDLGYEAVDNLRLSLVPALLEQADPRKRPLALVIDSRTRDFSAHAMLEEVEALKAHAGLDVRLVFLDCGDETLQRRFTETRRRHPLAIDRPVPDGIQLERTMLLPLKQQADVTIDTTQLSIHDLRRILAGNFQIDSQAALQVFVTSFSFRMGLPREADLVFDVRFLTNPHYDPDLRPLTGLDPRVAARVEGDPDFADFFRHLTELLQPLLPRYNQEGKSYLTIAVGCTGGKHRSVFVAERLAAWLGGLGLKVGISHRELDRQAPRTG, encoded by the coding sequence ATGACCGACCGCCATTCCCAGGAAAACCTGCTGACGGAACGGCCGATGGGCCCGGACGGTCAACTCGTGCTGGTCACCGGCATGTCCGGAGCCGGCATGTCCGTCGCCTTGAAGGCGCTGGAGGATTTGGGCTACGAAGCGGTGGACAACCTGCGCCTCTCGCTGGTCCCAGCGCTTCTGGAGCAGGCGGACCCGCGCAAGCGGCCGCTGGCCCTGGTCATCGACAGCCGCACCCGCGACTTCTCCGCCCACGCCATGCTGGAGGAGGTCGAGGCGCTGAAGGCCCATGCCGGGTTGGACGTGCGGCTGGTCTTCCTCGACTGCGGGGACGAGACGCTGCAGCGCCGCTTCACCGAGACGCGCCGCCGCCATCCATTGGCCATCGACCGCCCGGTTCCGGATGGCATCCAGCTGGAACGCACCATGCTGCTGCCGCTGAAGCAGCAGGCCGACGTGACCATCGACACCACGCAATTGTCGATCCACGACCTGCGCCGCATCCTGGCCGGCAACTTCCAGATCGACAGCCAGGCGGCGCTCCAGGTCTTCGTCACCTCCTTCTCGTTCCGGATGGGGTTGCCTCGCGAGGCGGACCTCGTGTTCGACGTACGCTTCCTGACGAATCCCCATTATGATCCGGATCTGCGCCCGCTCACCGGCCTGGACCCCCGCGTGGCGGCGCGCGTGGAGGGCGATCCGGATTTCGCCGACTTCTTCCGTCATCTGACGGAACTGTTGCAGCCGCTTCTGCCGCGCTACAACCAGGAGGGCAAGAGTTACCTGACCATCGCGGTCGGCTGCACCGGCGGCAAGCACCGGTCGGTGTTCGTCGCCGAACGGCTGGCCGCTTGGCTGGGCGGGCTGGGGCTGAAGGTCGGGATCAGCCATCGGGAGTTGGACCGGCAGGCCCCGCGCACCGGCTGA
- a CDS encoding HPr kinase/phosphorylase, producing the protein MVTIHGTCVLVGTWNDGQGNGGSGGIRSGGDRGETPVGVLLRGPSGSGKSDLALRMIDAGALLVADDQVELRVDQDRLMATAPAALAGLLEVRGVGIMPLPAAAEAEVGLVVDLVPRDAVERLPMEEAADLLDRAVPRLALCPFDASAPAKLKLAAAAARAGSLGKVPNLP; encoded by the coding sequence ATGGTAACGATTCACGGCACCTGCGTCCTGGTCGGCACATGGAATGACGGCCAGGGAAACGGCGGTAGCGGCGGCATACGGAGTGGCGGCGACCGCGGCGAAACGCCCGTCGGCGTGCTGCTGCGGGGGCCGTCGGGCAGCGGCAAGTCCGATCTGGCCTTGCGGATGATCGACGCGGGGGCGCTGCTGGTTGCCGATGACCAGGTGGAACTGCGCGTCGACCAGGACAGGCTGATGGCGACGGCGCCGGCGGCTCTGGCCGGTCTTCTGGAGGTGCGGGGCGTCGGCATCATGCCCCTGCCCGCCGCCGCGGAGGCGGAGGTCGGGCTGGTCGTCGATCTGGTGCCACGCGACGCCGTGGAGCGTCTTCCCATGGAAGAGGCCGCGGATCTTCTCGACCGGGCCGTCCCGCGCCTCGCCCTCTGCCCCTTCGACGCCTCGGCTCCGGCCAAGCTCAAGTTGGCCGCCGCTGCGGCGCGTGCCGGCTCGCTGGGAAAGGTTCCAAACCTGCCATGA
- a CDS encoding stimulus-sensing domain-containing protein has translation MASVTDTGSEVRTPDHALSPPVPPGTTPRAASRRRVRGVPSPLTLRILAVNVLALLLLVGALLYLGRYQDRLVQAELDALETEARIFASALGEGAVQRAADEPELGQESYELSPELGRQMIRRLALATETHTRLYGPDGRLLSDSRVLTGSPGKIEIQELPLPPSGDPASRAVNEFYARFIDVVPSRENLPLYREPPGHAAESAAPPPNVERALAGENSATVWRLASPVARSNLLLTVAVPVQRYKEVLGAVLLSRSGTVIDEAIRSVRTDILRVFAVALLVTVLMSLYLAGTIARPIRKLAQAADRLRTGHGRHTEIPDFTRRGDEIGELSGVLRDMTAALWARMDAIERFAADVAHEIKNPLTSLRSAVETVSRIQDPARRDKLMAIIADDVQRLDRLISDISNASRLDAELSRAALEPVDIGAMLRTLADIHHTTAEDEEDEGGAEAAPSVVIEPPRGGSLTVKGLEGRLTQVFQNLIANALSFSPPGGQVRLATRRTPDGAVEVTVSDDGPGIPEGKEEAIFERFYTERPAGEKFGTHSGLGLSISKQIVEAHGGTIRAANRLGRDGETIGAVFTVRLPRP, from the coding sequence ATGGCGTCGGTTACCGATACAGGGAGTGAGGTCCGCACGCCGGACCACGCTCTCTCTCCCCCCGTCCCCCCCGGAACCACGCCGCGCGCCGCGTCCAGGCGCCGGGTGCGCGGCGTGCCGTCGCCGCTGACCCTGCGGATTCTCGCCGTCAACGTGCTGGCGCTGCTGCTTCTGGTCGGCGCCCTGCTCTATCTCGGCCGCTACCAGGACCGGCTGGTCCAGGCGGAGCTGGACGCGCTGGAGACGGAGGCCCGGATCTTCGCCTCCGCGCTCGGCGAGGGCGCCGTGCAGCGGGCCGCCGACGAGCCGGAGCTGGGCCAGGAGAGCTACGAGCTGTCGCCGGAGCTGGGGCGCCAGATGATCCGCCGGCTGGCGCTGGCGACGGAGACGCACACCCGGCTCTACGGCCCGGATGGACGGCTGCTGTCAGACAGCCGCGTGCTGACCGGCTCGCCCGGCAAGATCGAGATCCAGGAGCTGCCGCTGCCGCCCTCCGGGGATCCGGCGTCACGGGCGGTCAATGAGTTCTACGCCCGCTTCATCGACGTGGTGCCGAGCCGGGAGAACCTGCCGCTCTACCGCGAGCCGCCGGGCCACGCCGCCGAATCGGCGGCCCCGCCGCCCAACGTGGAGCGCGCGCTGGCCGGCGAGAACAGCGCGACGGTGTGGCGGCTGGCCTCGCCGGTCGCCCGATCCAACCTGCTGCTGACGGTCGCCGTTCCGGTACAGCGCTACAAGGAGGTGCTGGGGGCGGTGCTGCTGTCGCGCAGCGGCACGGTGATCGATGAAGCCATCCGGTCGGTGCGCACCGACATTCTGCGCGTCTTCGCGGTGGCGCTTCTGGTCACGGTCCTGATGTCGCTCTATCTGGCCGGCACCATCGCCCGGCCCATCCGCAAGCTGGCGCAGGCCGCCGACCGGCTGCGCACCGGCCACGGGCGCCACACCGAGATCCCCGACTTCACCCGCCGCGGCGACGAGATCGGGGAGCTTTCCGGTGTGCTGCGCGACATGACGGCGGCGCTGTGGGCGCGCATGGACGCCATCGAGCGCTTCGCGGCCGACGTCGCCCACGAGATCAAGAATCCGCTGACCTCGCTGCGCAGCGCGGTGGAGACGGTCAGCCGCATCCAGGACCCGGCCCGCCGCGACAAGCTGATGGCGATCATCGCCGACGACGTGCAGCGGCTGGACCGGCTGATCAGCGACATCTCCAACGCCTCGCGCCTGGACGCAGAGCTGTCCCGCGCCGCTCTGGAACCGGTGGACATCGGCGCGATGCTCCGCACGCTCGCCGACATCCACCACACCACCGCGGAGGACGAGGAGGACGAGGGCGGGGCGGAGGCCGCGCCGAGCGTCGTCATCGAGCCGCCGCGGGGCGGGTCGCTGACCGTGAAGGGGCTGGAGGGGCGCCTGACCCAGGTCTTCCAGAACCTGATCGCCAACGCCCTGTCCTTCTCGCCGCCCGGCGGGCAGGTCCGGCTGGCCACCCGACGCACCCCGGACGGCGCGGTCGAGGTGACGGTCAGCGACGACGGCCCCGGCATTCCGGAGGGCAAGGAGGAGGCGATCTTCGAACGCTTCTACACCGAGCGGCCGGCAGGCGAGAAGTTCGGCACCCATTCCGGCCTCGGCCTGTCGATCTCCAAGCAGATCGTCGAGGCCCACGGCGGCACCATCCGGGCCGCGAACCGTCTCGGCCGCGATGGGGAGACGATCGGCGCCGTCTTCACCGTGCGCCTGCCCCGTCCGTGA
- a CDS encoding response regulator transcription factor: protein MSHTVALVDDDRNILTSVAMALEAEGFEVRTYTDGAEALRGLTQRPPDLAVLDIKMPRMDGMELLQRLRQTSHLPVIFLTSKDDEVDELMGLRMGADDYIKKPFSQRLLVERIRTLLRREAATRDKTAPEPGVLLTRGPLVMDGARHSCTWKGQPIDLTVTEFLLVKALAQRPGHVKSRDQLMDAAYGENVYVDDRTIDSHIKRLRKKFKAIDSDFAQIETLYGVGYRYRE, encoded by the coding sequence ATGTCTCACACCGTAGCCTTGGTGGATGACGACCGGAACATCCTGACCTCCGTTGCCATGGCGCTGGAAGCGGAGGGGTTCGAGGTGCGCACCTACACCGACGGCGCCGAAGCGCTGCGCGGCCTGACCCAGCGCCCGCCGGACCTCGCCGTGCTGGACATCAAGATGCCGCGCATGGACGGGATGGAGCTGCTGCAGCGCCTGCGCCAGACCAGCCATCTGCCGGTCATCTTCCTGACCAGCAAGGATGACGAGGTGGACGAGCTGATGGGTCTGCGCATGGGCGCGGACGACTACATCAAGAAGCCCTTCTCGCAGCGCCTGCTCGTCGAGCGCATCCGCACCCTGCTGCGGCGTGAGGCGGCGACCCGCGACAAGACCGCGCCGGAACCCGGCGTTCTGCTGACCCGCGGCCCGCTGGTCATGGACGGCGCCCGCCATTCCTGCACCTGGAAGGGTCAGCCCATCGACCTGACGGTGACGGAATTCCTTCTGGTGAAGGCGCTGGCCCAGCGCCCCGGCCATGTGAAGAGCCGCGACCAGCTCATGGACGCCGCCTATGGCGAGAACGTCTATGTCGACGACCGCACCATCGACAGCCACATCAAGCGGCTCCGCAAGAAGTTCAAGGCCATTGATTCCGACTTTGCGCAGATCGAAACGCTCTATGGCGTCGGTTACCGATACAGGGAGTGA
- a CDS encoding HugZ family protein codes for MRGAGLAALSTALRGDGAQRDDRLNGDSGWPYPSLVQVAFDLDGTPLLLLSTLADHTKNIARDPRVGLLFDGTAGLAEPLSGPRLSVLGRAERSEEPRHRARFLARHPGAGLYAGFADFSVYAVSAERAHLVAGFGRVRWLDRAELMLPAVPMALAEAEKAILSHMNADHADALRLYATVLARRSADGAEPWVMTGIDPDGCDLRRSGEMARVDFDHSVENPEDARVTLAGLARQARRSAPGAADGSVDSDDRDG; via the coding sequence ATGCGTGGTGCCGGTCTGGCGGCGCTGTCCACCGCCTTGCGCGGGGATGGTGCCCAGCGCGATGACCGGCTGAATGGCGATAGCGGCTGGCCCTATCCTTCGCTGGTCCAAGTGGCCTTCGACCTGGACGGCACACCCCTTCTCCTTCTTTCCACCCTTGCCGACCACACGAAGAACATCGCGCGGGACCCGCGCGTCGGCCTGCTGTTCGACGGAACGGCTGGGCTGGCGGAGCCGCTGTCCGGGCCGCGGCTGTCCGTTCTCGGGCGGGCCGAGCGCTCGGAGGAGCCGCGCCACCGCGCCCGCTTCCTGGCGCGCCATCCCGGTGCGGGTCTCTACGCCGGCTTCGCCGATTTCAGCGTTTACGCCGTGTCGGCGGAGCGCGCCCATCTGGTGGCCGGATTCGGCCGGGTTCGGTGGCTCGACCGCGCCGAGTTGATGTTGCCCGCCGTTCCCATGGCGCTGGCCGAGGCTGAGAAGGCCATCCTGAGCCATATGAACGCCGACCACGCCGACGCCTTGCGGCTGTACGCCACGGTTCTGGCCCGGCGGTCCGCCGACGGCGCCGAGCCGTGGGTGATGACCGGCATCGACCCCGACGGTTGCGATCTGCGCCGCAGCGGCGAAATGGCGCGGGTTGATTTCGATCACAGCGTGGAAAACCCCGAAGACGCTAGGGTCACTCTCGCCGGCCTCGCCCGGCAGGCTCGCCGGAGCGCACCCGGCGCGGCCG